The Naumovozyma dairenensis CBS 421 chromosome 2, complete genome genome segment taagtaagtaagtaatGAATAATGCTATTCTCTCTATCTATAATTGTTCTGTGTGATAAGAACAATACAATAGGTAGTAAAAGTAGTAGTTAGCCTTTCCTCTTTCTCGAATATATCGGATGTAAAAAGTTACAAAGTGTGGTGGGATCTCACTCACTGTCTTTATGTTAAAtcttataatattattagagTTCATTATGCAAATGAGCTTTTAAGGGGGTGGGGCCCGCAAGAGGTGCAATATTTTATCGGCGATTGAAATGTGGTCGCTTCTTTCAGGGGAGGGCGGAGGGGAAGTCAGCGGAGTAATTTTCTGTCGCCCGCTGCCGTTGTTATGGGTGTTGTGGTTGTGGTTGCGCCGTGCGGTGTATTAGGGTTGCCAAAGCTGAATGCTTCGCTCGTAACCCtatgatataatattccAGCCCTGGAGTATCCACAGCAGCTGTCACGGGTACGTGGTCGTCGCCGCTTCTTAAAATGACATTTTCAATCTGCAAGATCTCCTTCTCTATATCAACGTCAGCTTCAGCTTCAGCGTCAgcagatgatgatggttccaatattttatttaactCTTCATGGTGTAACTTAATCTTCTCTCCATAATGTTTGGTTACatattcttgaaatttatCACATCGCTCTTGCTCTGACAActttttataataaaataacaataagGACACTGTCTTCTCCAATTCCTTTTTATCTGGAATCCAATCTTTTATCCTATAATCTTTAAACAGTGATTTACCTTGACGTTTAATATCTTGAAATATACTTCGCTCGTTGATTGAATCACGCAATTTAAATATAAGCTCGgataaataatgatatttcgTTGGctctaaatcatcatcatcatcatcatcatcatcatctttatcttcctcttcataATAGGAACCACGAACTAAAGTGTCACCATCATTATTCTCTTTGACATTGGATGAATATAGTCCCGTAGAGTGCACTCTATTCCGGCACCAATCTTCGAAAATCTCTTCACGTTCACTATCATTAGATATAGAATAGAATATTGTGGGTCTCTCAATGATTCGACGAGACTGAACTGACCACGTAGAATACATATCTAGTTTATTCTTATCAAgtaattcaaaaaatgcCTGTTTAACTTTTTGTACACTTgcattaatattatcttcCCCTTCTTCTCCTCCTTTAGAAGTTAAGTTATTTAACgtattcaattcatcattgtCGTCCTCATCCTCAAACctttcttctccttcttcttctctcATCTCATCGGTACTAATATTATCTGGTTTATTGCTTGCATTTCCCTCaacatctttatcatcacCTGATGACTTACCTTCGATTTTACCTGAgacatcatcttctttttcttctttctcctcctcctcctcctcctcgTCTTCTCCCCCATCTTCTATCTCCATTTGTTCAGTAAGAATATCTTGTTTTAAAAACCCGATATTTGCAACGATCTCCTCATATAGTCCCTTAATATCAATACTAGGATCATTATATCCTCGAATTAATCCTAtcaatttaattaaattatttttatccaaatatttcatcaaatcaaaacttaatttttcatcttctttgtCCTCAACAAGTTTTAAAACAGATCTGTTCGATCTAgcattataataaaatttgcTACCATCAGATCTTAATATCAAATACCATTCATTCAATAACTTGAATgcaaatttattttctatttcATGATGGGTTTGCCCTAATGCTTTAGTATTACTGTTATTCTTATTGGTTTTATAAAAACTAAAAGGTTTCTCCCACGTAGattgttttgtttcaatattataataatattttttaccATTCGGCGTCTTATATTCTTTCCATATTCTTTTGTGATGCTTATTATCAGTACTCATTTCATTTCCTAgtatatttgataataatcaactaattttttaataagtgtattttatattatcgTACCCTTTACATATCTATGTTTTGTATCGAATCCATTGAGAATTGTTGTGTGTTCTTCGACGCTGTTTTTTTCATCCAAGAATTCCAAACTAAATATAACATAAATTTTCATGCGAGTTTTACAgttttaaatataatttatttattatatggAACAGAACCTTctaacaacaacaaggaGACAAAAAACACTAATGGGCTTCTAAATTGAACAGAGACTTACCATAAACATATAAACTATATTACTTCCTTTCTTGttcaaaaaaaacaaaaaaaatgagaTCATTTCTTACAGCAAATGATATACCGATTGGTATGTAACACCAAANNNNNNNNNNNNNNNNNNNNCTcctctctctctctctctctctcgTCNCTTTTTCATTCTACAGTTTCCACAAGCAATATATGAGTTAAAATGTGCCTACAATGTTACTAAGAATAAGTGCGATCGTCTATTTTAAAGTATTATTCATACGTACTAGCAGTAAATATAACGCAACTCCTGATGGGCAGCAAAAAGTCCGCAACAGAGAGTTTTTTGTCGATGGGCTAGTATTGTCTTTGACAAGCGAAAGGTTAATGAGTAGAGAGATGTTTTCGCTGCTTTTCCTTTATAGGAGACgttttttgatattttctcCTTTCCTTAGTTAAGTTTTTTATGCTGACAATGACAGCAATTATAACTCAACATCGGAAAAATATACACATAGCAATAAAGTGAAGtggaaaaaataaacatataaaaaCAAAGGAAGGATCTATAACATTGCAAGAATAgtttaactttattttcattgtcaattctttataagaagaaaaacatcaagaaaataacaaaaataatagcatacaaatattttccaagCAACAAATTACAAacaataaaagaaataatgtCCTCTCAAGACTTAACTACTCAAACTCAATCTCCAAACAGTGAACTCACATCATGCAAATGCTCCAACAATAACAAAGATTGTGAATGCGGTAAATGCAAATGTTCCGCATGCAACTGCACTGCAGTTGCTGAATGCCAATGTTCCAACATTAACGATTCTTCATGCAAATGTGTTAGAAAGACCAAGGATTGTAAGTGTACTAATTGCAAATGCTCTCCATGCACTTCTACTGTAACAGTTCATTTACAATCTCTAAATATCCAAGATTCTTCATGCAAATGTTCTGCCAAGACTAATGGCTGCGAATGTACTGACTGCAAATGCTCCACCAACAGTAATGACCGTAAATGTTCTGACTGCCAATGCTCCCCATGTAGTTGTAAGGTAACCGTGGAATGTCACTGCCCAAACGCTCCACAATCATCATGTAGATGCTCTCCATGCACGTGCTCTGCAATTGTTGAATGCCAATGTTCTAAACCTAAGAATTCAGTATGCAAATGCTCCGCCAATACCAAAGACTGTAAGTGTACTGACTGTCAATGCACAAATGGTCAACTACCATCATGTGAATGCTCTAGCAAGACCAAAGATTGTAAGTGTACGGATTGTCAATGTTCACAATGTACTTGTAAGGTAACCATGCAATGTCAATGCCAAAATGCTCAACAATCGTCATGCAAATGCTCAAACAAGACCAAGGATTGTACATGCGGTAAATGCAAATGTTCTCCATGCATGTGTACTGAAACTATAGGATGCCGTTGTTCCAACACTAACGATTCTTCATGTCAATGCTCCACTAAGAATAATGACCGTAAGTGTACGGACTGTAAATGCTCTGCTAAGACTAATGACTGTCAATGCTCCCCATGTACCTGTAAGGTAACCATGCAATGTCAATGCCCAAATGCTCAACAATCGTCATGCAAATGTTCAACCAAGACCAAGGATTGTACATGCGGTGAATGCAAATGTTCTTCATGTACCTGTACTGCAAGTGCTGAGTGCCAATGTTCTAAACCTAAGCCCTCAGCATGCAAATGCGTTGGGAAAACTAATGATTGTAAATGTTAGTTGAAGTAAGATATTTACATGAGACATGTTGTCTAATATTTACCAGTGTTAgttctcttcttttctctatctgataatattaaaaactTATTTTTCTCTTAACTCACTATTATTTTACACTTTCTCTTATAGTtgatttttcctttctttctAGAACAAGTTACTTCACTTTATTCTACTGAATGTTTATATCTATTTTAAGATTTAAATTAACTTAAATAATACATACGataaaaacaacaaaatatacATAATATCTATGACAACCTTTCTGTGCGTAAATTCCCtcattgaattatatgaataCGTTAgatagaaatatatatgtgtcAGAAATTGACCAActttaaaaatatcttgTTATACAATAAACGAggaatatttcaaaacgTAATTAAAAAATCTGCTCTGATAACAGAGTACTCCCTTTAATAAAGACTTCCTTTTACAGTCCATTAagttttgtttcttcttcaatttgaGTATTCTTGGTATTTCCGCAGAGggatttttttttttttgagaCGCTGACGTTAAAAACGAACAAACAAGACAAAAATATGTAGGCGTAAACGAGGCGTCGAAGAATTAAGATCTTGGGTTTGAGCAAGGAAGGAATgatcaaatttttattgaCTGAATAAAGGCAGGATGATCTTTCGAATATAGAGAGagttcattttttttataaaatttaGGAAATAGAATAACCAAGAGTCACAATCTTATACGATATATACACAAATCATCATAGATGTCTGCCTCACTAATTAACCGTTCCTTAACAAATATTAGAACAGAATTAGATTTCCTAAAAGAATCTAATGTCATTTCAGAAGAAACTTTCAACCAAATTAACAACCAATTACCACAAAGATATGATCCAAACGGTTCAAGAGAGTCAGTCTCGAGCCAAGCACCAACTCTAGAATATGTAGAGGCCATTTATCCATTTGAACCACAACAGGAAGGTGACTTAGCTTTGAAGGCAGGTGATAAAATTCAAGTCATAGAAAAACCATCCCCTGAATGGTTTAAAGGTAAATGTAACGGTCAAGTAGGTATTTTCCCATCTAATTATGTTAGACCTGCATTTTCAGGTACCTCTCAACCTTCAAAGACACGTTTAACTCCTGGTCCTCCTCAATATCAAGCTTCCGTCGAAACACAATCTATTCATTCATCCAGTAATGTCTCTTATCAACCACCTTTCCCACCTGCATCTACAAATTACTATCAACAACCTGCACAACAACCACAGGCTCAATATATACCACCTCCACAACCGGTGCAACAAGTCCAGCAACAAGTCCAGCAACAACCACAACAGCAGCAACCACAACAgcaacatcatcatcatacCGGTGAacatttaaaaaaattcgGTAGTAAATTAGGTAATGCTGCGATCTTTGGTGCTGGTGCCACTATAGGGTCTGATATCGTCAATAGTATCTTTTAATTCTACATTTTTTACATGTTACATTCCCACCGATCTTTCTCGTGTCTTTTCTTAGTATTGAAAtctatattgaaaataattttttccctgatgaaataataacgatGATAAAGAATCAATATTCGATCGAGAACAGCCactaatgatgatgacgtCGATAACTGAAAGCAATCATATGTTTAACAGAAATGttcaatgaattatatgataGGTGAGAAAACCTTTATTTTATgtctatttcttttatacAATCGTTGGAATCCACCTAGccttttttttattttttattttagaAAGTTTCATTCCATCATTTACTATacatttaattaattaatacataaaatatacatatatatgatCAATTTCTAAATGAATTTTCCAtaacttcttttttttttttaaaagtATTTCCCGTAGGCATGGTAAATTCTCTTAATCACTTGTAACTTACCAATATAGTTTAAATCATTACTCAAAATTTCTTCTACATCTCTAATCCATtccttttttcttgaagatGGTATAACTGCTTTTCCGAAATTATACATATTTGACACTTCCAAAGTCAATAATCCTTGTTTATAAAACATTGTTTCATTGTGATCCTCATTTGTCTTCTGAGCATTAGCAATATTGTTTAAGATTCTTTCTACATTATTCAAACTAATACTCAAGGCATCCTTAGTATGCTGTAATCTAGACCAAATATTTCCcatttttataaatttaaCAATGGAATTtgtcaaaaaataaacgaTCAACACAGCAGGAGACATGGCCACTACACCAAACACCAATTGTTGTGATTGTAGCATCTTATCAATACCATTCAAAGCCATTGATCCATCCACTTTTGTCTTTTGTACTTGAATTAAAATTGATCTAATTAATTTCCCTGAAACGATATTCTTCAAAGGATGATGTAATTGATTCTCATAAAGTTCCATAAATCTAGTCAAATCGCCATGTTCCACTTCACGTACTAATGATTCAGTATCAATAGTATTCTCTGGAGATGGAGATTGTGTGGCAGAATTCTCTAGGACAAAACTTACTATCATTCTCgttaatgaattcatttCAGAATCTAATGAACCTTTTGAGATCATTGCCATTGAACTGGAATCATCATGTTTCACAGTGGCccaaatattttgtaatggTATCCAGATCCAATTTTTGATTAATccattaatgaattggaaaatgttttcatttatGAATCTTAGAATGTCATCTCTGTGATTCCAGATTAAATTGACGGAGTTGGGACCGTATAATAATGTTAGTAATAATGTGGGCCAATATCTTGTTAAGATATTTGGTTTTCTTATGGATTTTAGTTGGTTTTccttttgaaataattgGGTCTTTATGACAAGGTTTTGTAACGAGTCATCATTGTTAGTCACATCTTTATCAGATGGTaagaaatttgataatGTCGTTATAGATGGTATTgcagatgaagaattatttgcAAAGAAATGATTGATTAATTCACCAAATGATGATGTCCAATGGTTTAGACCTGAATCAATCAATTgtattttatcaattatatcTTGTTTTATTATCCATTGAGGTAAATTGAGAATTAATTTTGTGAAATTTATTGTGTCATTATAAAAACTTGGTACACTTCCTACTATTTGGAATCCCCGGATCATGAATAGTTTATGAATGGATGGTTTTACTTTTAAAATAACGTTACTTGGGTTGAAGTTGTTTCTCTGTTTAGCTAAATATGACGAAGAAGAGGAAGGGGATAATGGTGGGATATCCTTAATGATGTTAGTTgtaaatgaatataattttggTATTGAATGTTGAATTCCATAAATAGCCATCCATAAAAGAGATTTCTCAAGGgttttataatatttctgAGTATCGTACGCTATGGCTAATGCATTTAGTGTCTCATTTAATATAACATAGAAGCATATGgtaatgatatatttttcaataattttggtTATCTTATAAGGAAGTAAGGATGGTTTTCTATGATTCTGGTATATATCTCGATTTTGAGATATTTCAGACAGTTTAGCATATGGGATGTTGAGCTTCTCATTACTGTTATTGTTGctattgtttcttttatCAATTGTTTTTATAAGTTGGGCAACAATATCTTTTACTGTTTGCAACTGGTTTTGTAAAACTGTCAAATCTTCAATGGATACGTTATCACCATCATCCTTTTCCGTCGGAGCCcttaaatttttattttcaaattgtgTCTCTTGTTTAAGGACAGATTCTAATTCAGTGTCAATATCTTGGAAAATTGATTTGATCGCATTATCGaatatcatttttcttcttttttcgCTCTTGTTTACAACGTCACCAGTCAAGTTAATTTGTCTAGccttccttttcctttagCCAAGGTCTGCAGACTATAAAGTATATCTCTACACTAAAACGAAAAATACTTCTGTTAAATTGTCATAGGATAGCATATAGAAGAAAGAATGTTTGGGCATATGCAATTGTGTCCCCGAATTACAGTTTGAATGATGTCAGTTCGTGAATAGAACTAGCTAGCCTGTCTGGAAACCCTATTTTGATGAAACCAATTAGAGTAGATTAGATTAGTCTAGCT includes the following:
- the URN1 gene encoding Urn1p (similar to Saccharomyces cerevisiae YPR152C; ancestral locus Anc_3.498); protein product: MSTDNKHHKRIWKEYKTPNGKKYYYNIETKQSTWEKPFSFYKTNKNNSNTKALGQTHHEIENKFAFKLLNEWYLILRSDGSKFYYNARSNRSVLKLVEDKEDEKLSFDLMKYLDKNNLIKLIGLIRGYNDPSIDIKGLYEEIVANIGFLKQDILTEQMEIEDGGEDEEEEEEEKEEKEDDVSGKIEGKSSGDDKDVEGNASNKPDNISTDEMREEEGEERFEDEDDNDELNTLNNLTSKGGEEGEDNINASVQKVKQAFFELLDKNKLDMYSTWSVQSRRIIERPTIFYSISNDSEREEIFEDWCRNRVHSTGLYSSNVKENNDGDTLVRGSYYEEEDKDDDDDDDDDDLEPTKYHYLSELIFKLRDSINERSIFQDIKRQGKSLFKDYRIKDWIPDKKELEKTVSLLLFYYKKLSEQERCDKFQEYVTKHYGEKIKLHHEELNKILEPSSSADAEAEADVDIEKEILQIENVILRSGDDHVPVTAAVDTPGLEYYIIGLRAKHSALATLIHRTAQPQPQHP
- the NDAI0B05910 gene encoding uncharacterized protein gives rise to the protein MSSQDLTTQTQSPNSELTSCKCSNNNKDCECGKCKCSACNCTAVAECQCSNINDSSCKCVRKTKDCKCTNCKCSPCTSTVTVHLQSLNIQDSSCKCSAKTNGCECTDCKCSTNSNDRKCSDCQCSPCSCKVTVECHCPNAPQSSCRCSPCTCSAIVECQCSKPKNSVCKCSANTKDCKCTDCQCTNGQLPSCECSSKTKDCKCTDCQCSQCTCKVTMQCQCQNAQQSSCKCSNKTKDCTCGKCKCSPCMCTETIGCRCSNTNDSSCQCSTKNNDRKCTDCKCSAKTNDCQCSPCTCKVTMQCQCPNAQQSSCKCSTKTKDCTCGECKCSSCTCTASAECQCSKPKPSACKCVGKTNDCKC
- the PIN3 gene encoding Pin3p (similar to Saccharomyces cerevisiae LSB1 (YGR136W) and PIN3 (YPR154W); ancestral locus Anc_3.501); this encodes MSASLINRSLTNIRTELDFLKESNVISEETFNQINNQLPQRYDPNGSRESVSSQAPTLEYVEAIYPFEPQQEGDLALKAGDKIQVIEKPSPEWFKGKCNGQVGIFPSNYVRPAFSGTSQPSKTRLTPGPPQYQASVETQSIHSSSNVSYQPPFPPASTNYYQQPAQQPQAQYIPPPQPVQQVQQQVQQQPQQQQPQQQHHHHTGEHLKKFGSKLGNAAIFGAGATIGSDIVNSIF
- the NCA2 gene encoding Nca2p (similar to Saccharomyces cerevisiae NCA2 (YPR155C); ancestral locus Anc_3.502); its protein translation is MIFDNAIKSIFQDIDTELESVLKQETQFENKNLRAPTEKDDGDNVSIEDLTVLQNQLQTVKDIVAQLIKTIDKRNNSNNNSNEKLNIPYAKLSEISQNRDIYQNHRKPSLLPYKITKIIEKYIITICFYVILNETLNALAIAYDTQKYYKTLEKSLLWMAIYGIQHSIPKLYSFTTNIIKDIPPLSPSSSSSYLAKQRNNFNPSNVILKVKPSIHKLFMIRGFQIVGSVPSFYNDTINFTKLILNLPQWIIKQDIIDKIQLIDSGLNHWTSSFGELINHFFANNSSSAIPSITTLSNFLPSDKDVTNNDDSLQNLVIKTQLFQKENQLKSIRKPNILTRYWPTLLLTLLYGPNSVNLIWNHRDDILRFINENIFQFINGLIKNWIWIPLQNIWATVKHDDSSSMAMISKGSLDSEMNSLTRMIVSFVLENSATQSPSPENTIDTESLVREVEHGDLTRFMELYENQLHHPLKNIVSGKLIRSILIQVQKTKVDGSMALNGIDKMLQSQQLVFGVVAMSPAVLIVYFLTNSIVKFIKMGNIWSRLQHTKDALSISLNNVERILNNIANAQKTNEDHNETMFYKQGLLTLEVSNMYNFGKAVIPSSRKKEWIRDVEEILSNDLNYIGKLQVIKRIYHAYGKYF